A window of Armatimonadota bacterium contains these coding sequences:
- a CDS encoding ABC transporter ATP-binding protein, whose product MLSRRFWGYVRRHRRAYRLGYAAVVASIVMAQLSPWVLRAAIDGIGRGEAMHRLLLYAGTLLFLALVEAAFSYAMRLQILGAAHKIETELRRDFFAHLQRMDLGFFHGIRTGDLMARAVNDIRAVMRFAGVGLMRSVHTAIMLVASVAFMLTISTRLTLWVMSVLPLVTVLFVVLGREIHRRFDRVQEQFSSLSARAQENFSGIRVVKAFAQEEAECEKFEGENRTVLETNLRLARVQGALWPAIGLILGLAAVVLLWQGGSEVIRGRITLGQMVQFSYYLARLSFPMIALGWVLTLWQQGRASMERLDEIFNTLPRIADPKDPIVLSQPHGEIEFRGVTFAYDGRPVLRGIDLRIPAGSTLAVVGPTGSGKSTLVNLIARLYDPTKGRILLDGYDLRRLALRSLRGAIGFVQQETFLFSDTLRENIAFGLEEPDETRVREAAEISRIARDIQDFPRGYDTVVGERGVTLSGGQKQRTAIARAVARDPRILILDDALSSVDTQTEEEVLHRLREVMASRTSIIISHRISTIRDADWIVVLDDGRIAEQGTHDTLLARGGLYADLYEKQLLREALEATDVPDAADPGSAIGAERTEGEPPTR is encoded by the coding sequence GTGCTCAGCCGACGATTCTGGGGATACGTTCGACGCCACCGCCGCGCCTACCGCCTCGGTTACGCGGCGGTCGTCGCGTCGATCGTCATGGCGCAGCTGTCGCCGTGGGTGCTGCGTGCCGCCATCGATGGCATCGGCCGCGGCGAGGCCATGCACCGCCTGCTCCTGTACGCCGGGACGCTGCTCTTCCTGGCCCTGGTGGAAGCGGCGTTCAGCTACGCGATGCGCCTGCAGATCCTGGGCGCCGCCCACAAGATCGAGACCGAGCTGCGCCGGGACTTCTTTGCCCACCTCCAGCGCATGGACCTGGGGTTCTTCCACGGCATCCGCACCGGCGACCTCATGGCCCGTGCCGTCAACGACATCCGTGCCGTGATGCGCTTTGCGGGTGTGGGCCTCATGCGGTCGGTGCACACCGCGATCATGCTGGTCGCCTCGGTGGCCTTCATGCTGACGATCAGCACGCGGCTCACGCTGTGGGTGATGTCGGTCCTGCCGCTGGTGACCGTCCTGTTCGTCGTGCTGGGACGCGAGATCCACCGCCGGTTCGACCGCGTGCAGGAGCAGTTCAGCTCGCTGTCGGCGCGCGCCCAGGAGAACTTCAGCGGCATCCGCGTCGTGAAGGCCTTCGCTCAGGAAGAGGCGGAGTGCGAGAAGTTCGAGGGCGAAAACCGCACCGTCTTGGAGACGAACCTCCGTCTTGCCCGGGTTCAGGGGGCCCTGTGGCCGGCCATCGGACTCATCCTGGGTCTGGCCGCGGTCGTCCTGCTGTGGCAGGGGGGAAGCGAGGTGATCCGGGGACGGATCACGCTCGGGCAAATGGTGCAGTTCTCCTACTACCTGGCGCGGCTGAGCTTTCCGATGATCGCGCTCGGCTGGGTCCTGACCCTCTGGCAGCAGGGACGCGCCTCGATGGAGAGGCTGGACGAGATCTTCAATACCCTACCCCGCATCGCCGACCCCAAGGATCCGATCGTGCTCTCACAGCCGCATGGGGAGATCGAGTTTCGCGGCGTCACGTTCGCGTACGACGGTCGGCCGGTGTTGCGCGGCATCGACCTGCGGATCCCGGCCGGGAGCACGCTGGCGGTGGTCGGCCCGACCGGGTCGGGCAAGAGCACGCTGGTGAACCTCATCGCCCGGCTGTACGACCCGACCAAGGGCCGGATCCTGCTGGACGGATACGATCTCCGCCGCCTGGCGTTGCGGTCCCTGCGAGGAGCCATCGGGTTCGTGCAGCAGGAGACGTTCTTGTTCTCGGACACCCTGCGCGAGAACATCGCCTTCGGCCTGGAGGAGCCCGACGAAACGCGGGTCCGCGAGGCCGCCGAGATCTCGCGCATCGCGCGCGACATCCAGGACTTCCCGCGCGGCTACGACACCGTCGTCGGCGAACGGGGTGTCACGCTGTCCGGCGGACAGAAGCAGCGGACGGCGATCGCCCGCGCTGTCGCCCGCGACCCGCGGATCCTCATCCTCGACGACGCCCTGAGCAGCGTCGACACCCAGACCGAGGAGGAGGTTTTGCATCGGCTGCGCGAGGTGATGGCGTCTCGGACGAGCATCATCATCTCGCACCGCATCTCCACCATCCGCGACGCCGACTGGATCGTCGTGCTCGACGACGGCCGCATCGCCGAGCAGGGGACACACGACACCCTCCTCGCCCGAGGAGGACTGTACGCGGATTTGTACGAGAAGCAGTTGCTGCGCGAGGCGCTTGAAGCGACGGACGTGCCGGATGCAGCAGATCCGGGATCGGCGATCGGGGCCGAGCGAACCGAAGGCGAACCACCGACACGATGA
- a CDS encoding long-chain fatty acid--CoA ligase, whose amino-acid sequence MATELLSERPWIRFYDPGVPATLEYRAIPLHRILEEAAQRYGTRDALIFFGRRITFADLDALANRFAAGLQRLGVRRGTPVSLHLPNCPQFVIAYYGILKAGGIVVPHNPLYTEREVAQQLRDSGAEVALTLTMMYPTVSAAARDTAVREIVYTAINEYMPPLLRLLYPLKARREGQWVSVRPGSGVRPFTDLLADAALTPVEVSPQDPAVYLYTGGTTGIPKAAILTHRNLVCNTAQAIAWFPNIDPAGERSMAVVPFFHSYGMTAVMNFSVWTGTTIILVPRFDQEMVLDAVAKHRPTLFHGVPTMYMALLNNPKLGRYDLRSIRACISGAMALPQEVQRRWEEATGGRLVEGYGLTEASPITHCNPVFGHRKAGSIGVPFPDTDARVVDPDSGRPLSTNEVGELAIRGPQVMQGYLNRPDETANVLREGWLFTGDMARMDEDGFFYIVDRKKEMINVGGLKVFPRDVEEVLYTHPAVREAAAIGVPDPARGEVVKAFVVLKEGATATADEIIAFCRERLTGYKVPRVVEFREALPKTLIGKILRRALVEEELARR is encoded by the coding sequence ATGGCCACCGAACTCTTGTCCGAGCGCCCCTGGATACGCTTCTACGACCCCGGCGTACCCGCCACGCTGGAGTACCGCGCCATCCCCCTGCACCGGATCCTCGAGGAGGCGGCGCAACGGTACGGAACCCGAGACGCGCTGATCTTCTTCGGCAGGCGCATCACCTTCGCCGATCTCGACGCGCTCGCCAATCGATTCGCCGCCGGCCTGCAGCGGCTGGGTGTGCGCAGGGGGACACCGGTGTCTTTGCACCTGCCGAACTGTCCGCAGTTCGTCATCGCCTACTACGGCATCCTCAAGGCCGGCGGAATCGTGGTGCCGCACAACCCCCTGTATACCGAACGTGAGGTCGCCCAGCAGCTGCGGGACTCGGGGGCGGAGGTCGCCCTCACGCTCACGATGATGTACCCGACCGTCTCCGCGGCGGCCCGGGACACCGCGGTGCGCGAGATCGTCTACACCGCGATCAACGAGTACATGCCGCCGCTGCTGAGGCTGCTGTACCCGCTGAAGGCCCGGCGCGAAGGGCAGTGGGTATCGGTGCGGCCGGGGTCGGGGGTGCGTCCGTTCACCGACCTGCTCGCCGACGCCGCCCTCACGCCGGTCGAGGTCTCCCCGCAAGACCCCGCGGTCTACCTGTACACGGGAGGTACGACCGGCATCCCCAAGGCAGCGATCCTCACGCACCGCAACCTCGTGTGCAACACGGCGCAGGCCATCGCGTGGTTCCCGAACATCGATCCGGCGGGAGAGCGCTCGATGGCCGTCGTGCCGTTCTTCCACAGCTACGGCATGACGGCGGTGATGAACTTCTCCGTCTGGACCGGGACCACGATCATCCTGGTGCCGCGGTTCGACCAGGAGATGGTGCTGGACGCGGTCGCCAAGCACAGACCGACTCTGTTCCACGGCGTGCCCACGATGTATATGGCACTGCTGAACAACCCGAAGCTGGGCAGGTACGACCTACGGTCGATTCGGGCCTGCATCAGCGGCGCGATGGCGCTGCCGCAGGAAGTACAGCGGCGCTGGGAGGAGGCCACCGGCGGCCGCCTCGTCGAAGGGTACGGCCTGACCGAGGCGTCTCCGATCACCCACTGCAACCCCGTGTTCGGGCACCGGAAAGCCGGCAGCATCGGCGTCCCGTTCCCGGACACCGACGCCCGCGTCGTCGATCCCGACAGCGGACGCCCCCTTTCTACGAACGAGGTGGGCGAGCTGGCGATCCGCGGCCCCCAGGTGATGCAGGGATACCTCAACCGCCCCGACGAGACCGCCAACGTCCTGCGGGAGGGATGGCTGTTCACCGGGGACATGGCCCGGATGGACGAAGACGGGTTCTTCTACATCGTGGACCGCAAGAAGGAGATGATCAACGTCGGCGGCCTCAAGGTGTTCCCGCGCGACGTCGAAGAAGTCCTCTACACACACCCCGCGGTGCGTGAGGCGGCGGCGATCGGCGTGCCCGACCCGGCGCGCGGCGAGGTCGTGAAGGCGTTCGTCGTCCTCAAGGAGGGCGCCACCGCCACCGCGGACGAGATCATCGCCTTCTGCCGTGAGCGGCTGACCGGATACAAGGTGCCGAGGGTCGTCGAGTTCCGCGAGGCGCTGCCCAAGACGTTGATCGGCAAGATCCTGCGCCGCGCGCTCGTCGAGGAGGAACTGGCCAGGCGCTGA
- a CDS encoding acyl-CoA dehydrogenase family protein, translating to METEARTALPGGGFLIDRATPGDVFTPEDLNEEQRMVRKAASDFFAREVAPRAEAIEKQDWDVTKMLLRRLGEMGFLAPDLPEAYGGGGMDSLASLVIAERISAGSFSVTYGAHVGIGMLPIAFFGTEEQKRRYLPAMARAEKIGAYALTEPTAGSDALSIRTRAVLSPEGQHYLLSGQKQFITNSAIADVFVTYAKIDGEHFTAFIVDRDTEGLTIGDEEHKLGVKGSSTRSLFFENAKVPVANLLGEVGKGHRVAFNILNLGRFKLGAWCMGAAKYALHQAVGYAVERRQFGKPIAEFGLIRQKLAQIVIGTYVAESMVYRTGGLVESAVGSIRGSEEVVRALEEYAIESSINKVFASEMLDRVVDEVVQIYGGYGYIEDYPAARAYRDSRINRIWEGTNEINRMLIVDMLTKRAMRGRLNLLPAIQRVVGDLTELSPSAEAADGPLAEEAALVEAIKKAALFAAGVAVQKHLDQLEHQQEILAWIADLVTEAFAAESALLRAQKAHRRGAERADLFAAMTRAHVHAAMPRVEATARHVLAATDEGDALRTALSGLRRLLRYTPANLVALQREVADAVIRAGGYPE from the coding sequence ATGGAGACCGAGGCACGCACGGCCCTGCCCGGAGGAGGCTTTCTGATCGACCGCGCAACCCCCGGTGACGTCTTCACGCCGGAAGACCTCAACGAAGAGCAGCGCATGGTCCGCAAGGCCGCCTCCGACTTCTTCGCACGCGAAGTCGCGCCGCGCGCGGAGGCGATCGAGAAGCAGGATTGGGACGTCACCAAGATGCTGCTGCGGCGGCTGGGCGAGATGGGTTTCCTGGCGCCCGATCTGCCGGAGGCGTACGGAGGCGGGGGGATGGACAGCCTGGCGTCCCTCGTCATCGCCGAGCGCATCTCAGCCGGCTCGTTCTCCGTCACCTACGGGGCCCACGTGGGCATCGGCATGCTGCCGATCGCGTTCTTCGGCACGGAGGAACAGAAACGCCGCTACCTGCCGGCGATGGCCCGTGCGGAGAAGATCGGTGCGTATGCGCTCACCGAGCCCACGGCCGGATCGGACGCGCTGTCCATCCGGACGCGCGCGGTGCTCAGCCCCGAGGGGCAGCACTACCTGCTCAGCGGACAGAAACAGTTCATCACGAACTCCGCGATCGCCGACGTCTTCGTGACCTACGCGAAGATCGACGGCGAGCACTTCACCGCGTTCATCGTCGACCGCGACACCGAGGGTCTGACGATCGGCGACGAGGAACACAAACTCGGCGTCAAAGGCTCTTCGACGCGCAGCCTGTTCTTCGAGAACGCGAAGGTCCCCGTCGCCAACCTCCTCGGCGAGGTGGGTAAGGGGCACCGGGTGGCCTTCAACATCCTGAACCTGGGCCGGTTCAAGCTGGGCGCGTGGTGTATGGGCGCTGCGAAGTACGCGCTGCACCAGGCGGTCGGCTACGCAGTCGAGCGGCGGCAGTTCGGGAAGCCGATCGCCGAGTTCGGTCTGATCCGGCAGAAGCTGGCCCAGATCGTGATCGGCACGTACGTCGCCGAGAGCATGGTCTACCGGACTGGGGGACTGGTCGAGTCCGCGGTGGGGAGCATCCGCGGCAGCGAAGAGGTCGTGCGGGCCCTCGAGGAGTACGCGATCGAGTCCTCGATCAACAAGGTATTCGCCTCCGAGATGCTCGACCGCGTCGTCGACGAAGTCGTCCAGATCTACGGCGGCTACGGCTACATCGAGGACTACCCTGCGGCGCGCGCCTACCGTGATTCCCGGATCAACCGGATCTGGGAGGGCACCAACGAGATCAACCGCATGCTGATCGTCGACATGCTGACCAAGCGGGCGATGCGCGGGCGGCTGAACCTGCTGCCGGCGATCCAGCGGGTGGTCGGCGACCTGACGGAGCTGAGCCCGTCGGCCGAAGCCGCCGACGGCCCCCTGGCGGAGGAGGCCGCGCTCGTCGAGGCCATCAAGAAGGCCGCGCTGTTCGCCGCGGGTGTGGCGGTGCAGAAGCACCTCGATCAGCTCGAGCACCAGCAGGAGATCCTCGCCTGGATCGCCGACCTCGTTACCGAGGCCTTCGCGGCCGAGAGCGCCCTGCTGCGTGCCCAGAAGGCGCACCGGCGGGGCGCCGAGCGGGCGGACCTCTTCGCCGCCATGACCCGGGCGCACGTCCACGCCGCGATGCCCCGTGTGGAGGCGACGGCGCGCCACGTGCTCGCCGCCACCGACGAGGGCGATGCGCTGCGGACCGCACTGAGCGGCCTACGCCGCCTGCTCCGCTACACGCCGGCCAACCTCGTCGCCCTGCAGCGGGAGGTGGCGGATGCGGTGATCCGTGCGGGAGGCTACCCGGAGTAG